The DNA window GTACCGCGAGACGAACTTCAGTCTCCCGCGATGGCGACAGATCCACATCGCGCGGCAGAACATCTTCGATGGAACCTACGAGAAGTCGCCGTCGATGGGCTGGATGTTCGTCCCCCTCGTGGAGTACCACGGAGGCGGAGCGGCAGCGACCTTCGAGCCCTTGTCAGAACACCTTCTGGAATACGAGTGGCATCTCGCGCAGAACTTCGGCAGCGGCGTTCAGGCGTGCTATCGGGGACCACGCCTGTTCGACACAGACGCGACGAAGGCGGTCGTCGGCAAGTGGGTAGACTTCTACAAACGCTACCGCGCCATTCTCGACTCGGACATCATCCACGTCCGACGCGCTGACGGCGCGGACATCGACTGCATGATGCACGTGAACCCGTCGCTGCCGGAGCGAGCCCTCGCGATGGTCTACAACCCGACGGACACCGAGATCGCGACGTCGTTGGAGTTCTCGCTCTACTACGCTGGGCTATCCGAGACTGCCCGCATCCGCGAACGGGAAGGTGAATCCGTCGAGTACTCCCTCGACCGCCAGTACCGCGTTACAGTACCGGTGAAAGTCCCGGAGAAGGGAATCACCTGGTTCGTGGTCGAGTGATCCGCCATCACACGTAAGGAGCCCGTAATGGGCAGAAACACGACGGCGAGAGGCGCGTCGCCCGGTCTCCGTCGACTCGGAACCTGGGCGATTCGGCTCTTGCCGTTTGTAGCGGCGACCGCGCTGCTGGTCGGCTGCACGGAAGTCAACGTTCCCGTGGACGGATTGGCGGAAGGGATCCGCGTCAGCGGCGTCGGAACGGTCACGGTAAAGCCCGACATCGTCTACGCCTCCATCGGCGTCCAGACGTTCAACGCCGACGCTCAGGTCGCGACCGCCGACAACAACAGCCGCAGCGACGCGGTGATCGGCGCGCTCAAGGCATTGGGCATCGACGAGAAAGACCTGAAGACGTCAGCGTTCAGCATCGTCCCGGTCCGTGACTGGTCGAAGCCGGAAGCCGTCGTCGTCGGCTTCCAGGTCAACAACACGCTGACCGTCACGATCCGCGATCTCACGCTCGTCGGAAAGGCGCTTCAGGCTTCCATCGACGCGGGCGCGAACAACATCAACAGCGTCGCGTTCACTGTCGATGACCCGACCGCCGCGAAGCGCGACGCCCGGACGAAGGCGATCCAAGACGCCCACGACCGCGCCGAGACGATGGCGAAAGAAGCGGGCGTCGATCTCGGCAAGCCGACGTCCATCGTGGAGACGTCCTACGGCGGCCCGCCGATCTACCGGACGAGCGCGGACTCCAAGGCGGGCGGCGAGGTGGTCGTGCCGGTTCAGCCCGGAGAGCTCGAGCTGACCGTCACGGTCGATGTCGTCTACGAG is part of the Candidatus Poribacteria bacterium genome and encodes:
- a CDS encoding DUF541 domain-containing protein; its protein translation is MGRNTTARGASPGLRRLGTWAIRLLPFVAATALLVGCTEVNVPVDGLAEGIRVSGVGTVTVKPDIVYASIGVQTFNADAQVATADNNSRSDAVIGALKALGIDEKDLKTSAFSIVPVRDWSKPEAVVVGFQVNNTLTVTIRDLTLVGKALQASIDAGANNINSVAFTVDDPTAAKRDARTKAIQDAHDRAETMAKEAGVDLGKPTSIVETSYGGPPIYRTSADSKAGGEVVVPVQPGELELTVTVDVVYEID